The Nitrospiria bacterium genome contains a region encoding:
- the fmt gene encoding methionyl-tRNA formyltransferase, producing the protein MRLIFMGTPEFALPSLNALHQSGHAVLAVVCQPDRPKGRGGRLTPPPAKVMAERFGQPVLQPAKMKDPAFHDALRAFGPEIITVVAFGRILPPEILDLPPRGCINLHASLLPKYRGAAPIQWAIINGEQETGVTTIRMDPGMDTGDILLQERVPILPEDTAGTLSARLAERGADLMLQTLKGIESGEILSVPQDHAQATLAPILEKEAGEIDWTQPAVHILNRIRGLAPWPGAYTFYQDERWNIWKADLGDQAADGIPGTILKAGRAGISVATGQGLLEILELQPANRRRMGVREFLAGHSVDPGVVLGG; encoded by the coding sequence ATGCGATTGATCTTTATGGGAACCCCGGAATTTGCCCTGCCCAGCCTAAACGCGCTGCATCAGTCCGGCCATGCCGTTCTGGCCGTTGTCTGTCAACCGGATCGGCCGAAAGGACGCGGAGGACGCCTCACGCCTCCTCCCGCCAAGGTCATGGCCGAGCGGTTCGGCCAGCCGGTCCTCCAACCCGCGAAGATGAAAGATCCCGCTTTCCATGACGCCCTCCGCGCCTTCGGGCCGGAGATCATCACCGTGGTGGCCTTTGGCCGGATCCTTCCTCCGGAAATCCTCGATCTGCCGCCGCGGGGCTGCATCAATCTTCACGCGTCCCTTCTGCCGAAATACCGTGGCGCGGCCCCGATCCAGTGGGCCATCATCAACGGCGAGCAGGAAACCGGTGTGACGACAATCCGGATGGATCCCGGAATGGATACGGGGGACATCCTTCTTCAGGAACGGGTGCCGATTTTGCCGGAGGATACGGCCGGAACCCTGTCGGCTCGGTTGGCCGAACGAGGGGCCGACCTGATGCTTCAAACCCTGAAAGGCATCGAGTCCGGGGAAATTCTTTCCGTTCCGCAGGATCATGCCCAAGCCACGCTTGCGCCGATCCTGGAAAAAGAAGCGGGCGAAATCGACTGGACCCAGCCGGCCGTCCATATTCTCAACCGGATTCGCGGGCTTGCTCCCTGGCCCGGCGCCTACACCTTTTATCAGGACGAGCGATGGAACATCTGGAAGGCCGATCTGGGGGATCAGGCGGCGGACGGAATACCCGGGACGATTCTCAAAGCGGGCCGAGCGGGGATTTCGGTCGCGACCGGTCAAGGTCTTCTTGAAATTCTGGAGCTTCAGCCGGCGAATCGACGGCGGATGGGCGTTCGGGAGTTTTTGGCCGGACATTCGGTTGATCCCGGCGTCGTGCTCGGGGGGTAA